Proteins from one Flavobacteriales bacterium genomic window:
- a CDS encoding HAD family phosphatase, with product MIRNIIFDLGGVLLDIDYRRTEKAFKDLSFENFDEVYSQLQQTETFDLFETGDLSTEEFRDAIREASGKGLADADIDKAWNAMLLDLPEKHINFLDTVREDYRIVLLSNTNELHLEAIYEKFGHEYTEFEYLFESTYYSHLVGYRKPEIEIFEEILEDRAMEADETLFIDDSPQHVEGAKAAGLHAYHLQAGTSILSLDRILQKFK from the coding sequence ATGATCCGGAATATTATTTTTGATCTAGGCGGGGTTTTACTCGATATCGACTACCGCCGAACCGAGAAAGCCTTCAAAGATTTGAGCTTCGAAAACTTCGATGAAGTCTATTCTCAACTCCAACAAACCGAAACCTTCGACCTTTTCGAAACGGGCGACCTCAGCACCGAGGAATTCCGCGATGCTATTCGCGAAGCCAGCGGAAAGGGCCTCGCCGACGCCGATATCGACAAGGCCTGGAACGCCATGTTGCTCGACCTGCCGGAAAAGCACATCAACTTCCTTGATACGGTACGCGAAGATTATCGCATTGTGCTGTTGAGCAATACGAATGAATTGCACCTCGAGGCCATTTACGAGAAGTTCGGCCACGAGTATACGGAGTTCGAATACCTTTTCGAAAGTACGTACTACAGCCACCTGGTAGGGTACCGCAAGCCGGAGATCGAGATCTTCGAAGAGATCCTCGAAGACCGCGCCATGGAAGCCGACGAAACGCTGTTCATCGACGACTCGCCGCAGCACGTAGAGGGAGCCAAAGCGGCCGGACTTCACGCTTACCACTTGCAAGCCGGAACCTCCATTCTTTCGCTCGACCGGATTCTCCAAAAGTTCAAATAA